One Mustelus asterias chromosome 10, sMusAst1.hap1.1, whole genome shotgun sequence DNA window includes the following coding sequences:
- the LOC144500102 gene encoding P2Y purinoceptor 8-like produces the protein METNATNVTLDSETLEMLTSDMIRITLPIIYVVVILIGLPGNSISLWLLCFHTHPKTPLVIFMINLTITDILLAFFLPFQTAYHLNNNNWVFGKSLCTFLTTLFYANMYCSILTMTCISVERYVGVVHPIWYKQSWKKWHALTVCCGIWIILIIVLLPFEYSDLTFEVKQLNITTCFDVLKRDMLPNTKAWGLFLFTLFVLLFLIPFTITVICYTLVILKLSQTSHTGHREEKRRAVYLALTVLLVFVTCFAPNNITLLIHIIWRLQFNRGCYTAYKLTLSLSCLNSCLNPFVFCFASTEFQKLFHRLIGRRQSCSQRDTVELSTRLVSFRS, from the coding sequence ATGGAAACCAACGCAACAAACGTGACATTGGACAGTGAGACCCTGGAGATGCTGACCAGCGATATGATCAGAATCACCCTTCCCATCATTTACGTAGTCGTCATCCTCATCGGTCTGCCCGGCAACAGCATCTCCCTCTGGCTGCTTTGCTTCCACACGCACCCAAAGACGCCTTTAGTCATCTTCATGATCAACTTGACCATCACTGACATCTTGCTTGCCTTTTTTCTCCCCTTTCAGACGGCGTATCATTTGAACAACAACAACTGGGTTTTTGGCAAGAGCCTCTGCACGTTCCTCACCACCTTGTTTTACGCCAACATGTATTGCTCCATCCTGACAATGACTTGCATCAGCGTCGAGCGTTACGTTGGAGTGGTGCACCCAATATGGTACAAGCAAAGCTGGAAAAAATGGCACGCTTTGACTGTCTGTTGTGGGATCTGGATAATTTTGATTATTGTTTTATTGCCTTTCGAATACAGCGACTTAACATTTGAAGTTAAGCAGCTTAACATTACGACCTGCTTTGATGTTCTTAAAAGGGATATGCTTCCCAACACCAAAGCCTGGGGACTGTTCCTCTTCACCCTATTTGTTCTCCTCTTCCTGATCCCATTCACTATTACTGTCATATGTTACACTCTAGTGATACTAAAGCTGTCCCAAACCTCTCACACGGGGCACAGAGAGGAGAAAAGGAGAGCTGTTTATTTAGCCCTTACTGTGCTCTTAGTTTTTGTCACGTGTTTTGCCCCCAACAATATCACCCTCCTGATTCACATTATCTGGAGACTTCAGTTCAACAGAGGTTGCTACACAGCATACAAGTTGACCTTGTCGCTCAGCTGTTTAAACAGTTGTCTCAACCCTTTTGTTTTCTGTTTCGCTTCCACGGAGTTCCAAAAACTTTTTCATCGTTTAATAGGTCGCAGACAGTCGTGCAGTCAGAGGGACACAGTTGAGTTATCAACAAGATTGGTCTCCTTTCGGAGTTAG